The Chloroherpetonaceae bacterium genome includes a window with the following:
- a CDS encoding glycosyltransferase, protein MTELVSIIEQALEWAAIGAIGIYTLETIVMIAALHKKFPTRQFSTLPRISVVVAARNEEKNIAACLQSLVALDYPKEQLEIIVADDRSQDRTADIIKQYAAQYPFVKYLLVEESAIKGKGNAIHQAAVQATGEFILMTDADCVVKPTWAKDTLKYFTDETGLVCGITLPSASRAFERIQALNWCYLLATGSAVAAIGFPIGGIGNNFSFRRSTYFEVGGYEKVRFSVTEDFALFQAIKKTKWKIACPVEYGTQNTTVPEQTVCDLYKQQKRWVLGGLGGDRSSLATLTLGFVAHVLTILSFFLFTWRQAFLMLLWKVGMDFLFLLTPLRRLHSASLLKAMPFFALYHYCTMVLIPLLLLFDRKVVWKGRVYVRGA, encoded by the coding sequence ATGACAGAGCTGGTCAGCATCATTGAGCAGGCGCTTGAGTGGGCTGCAATAGGCGCAATCGGTATCTACACGCTGGAGACCATCGTGATGATTGCGGCACTGCACAAGAAATTTCCAACACGACAATTTTCCACGCTTCCCAGAATTAGCGTTGTGGTGGCGGCGCGAAATGAGGAAAAAAATATCGCTGCATGCTTGCAGTCGCTTGTGGCGTTGGATTACCCCAAAGAGCAGCTCGAGATTATCGTTGCAGATGATCGCTCACAAGACCGCACTGCCGACATCATCAAGCAGTATGCAGCGCAGTATCCATTTGTGAAATACCTTTTGGTAGAAGAAAGCGCTATCAAAGGCAAGGGTAATGCAATTCATCAAGCAGCGGTGCAAGCGACAGGTGAATTTATTTTGATGACCGATGCAGACTGCGTGGTCAAGCCAACTTGGGCTAAAGATACGCTCAAATACTTCACAGATGAGACGGGGCTGGTTTGCGGCATAACGCTGCCCAGTGCATCACGCGCTTTTGAGCGCATTCAAGCACTAAATTGGTGTTACTTACTAGCAACAGGCTCAGCCGTCGCAGCGATTGGTTTTCCAATAGGTGGAATTGGCAACAACTTCAGCTTCAGGCGCAGCACATACTTTGAAGTAGGAGGCTATGAAAAGGTGCGCTTTAGCGTAACGGAAGATTTTGCACTCTTTCAAGCTATTAAGAAGACCAAGTGGAAAATTGCTTGTCCGGTCGAATACGGCACGCAGAATACAACTGTGCCAGAGCAAACTGTGTGCGACCTCTACAAGCAACAAAAGCGATGGGTGCTGGGCGGATTAGGTGGCGACCGCAGTAGCCTTGCCACGCTCACACTAGGATTTGTGGCACATGTGCTGACAATTCTCTCGTTCTTTCTCTTTACTTGGCGTCAAGCATTCCTGATGCTGCTGTGGAAAGTCGGAATGGATTTCCTCTTTCTGCTGACACCACTTCGACGCCTGCATTCTGCTTCACTGCTGAAAGCGATGCCCTTCTTTGCGCTCTATCACTACTGCACAATGGTCTTGATACCTCTCTTACTGCTCTTCGACCGCAAAGTGGTCTGGAAAGGACGGGTTTATGTTCGTGGGGCATAG
- a CDS encoding S8 family serine peptidase: MHHVLICLLLAATVFSSQSIAQAPVSPTRSKQRAVPAVPLSEVMPGIVVVKLRQPDKSRFSMHNPTGVQATSAKAAGALAVVQAAIAAHHLTRVEPLWKAEYENKLCQTLAPRLGTGELGEAILSARTPEEAAKRLTDDISRIYYLHYADGTHPALVAAELTKLPEVEYAEPSYIYSLSVVPNDSAYGTRGQDFFEYHNIPQAWQVSTGSPNVIIAILDTGVEFDHPDLQGKIWTNPGETGTDAQGRDRRSNGVDDDGNGFVDDWRGWDFWESGTTTATQDNNPYDEFSGHGTGTAGLAGANTNNGIGIASTGFNCRLMIVKLGGTQERVRNVAFIDRGIVYAATNGASIINSSFGGPNRSRAIEDAVNFATNAGALVVAAAGNGGTEAPSYPAAYLNALSVGAVFHSGVNIGQRTPFSNFGATVKVYAAGNALLTTVPPRAVDVKDGRNPTDLYILLSGTSFSCPIVAGIAGLIKARHPSWSPQRIATQIRATAFGPTSLRILDASAALRRTTPGLVAVDLRYNEPTSSISARIANYNAPTVNAEFLLSTSVQGVSISNPRQARGVINTNDTITLTFGVTLPSNIDFTTTTALFRLDMIDNPSNYSDVAFLDLSRPAWFEQARLARSGSFHGIKLVNRNVAWACADGGVVMRSLDGGRTWTQVNAPTPNDLYCINALNENVAIVGDGPESGNARLYRTADGGQSWQVVSTVGSFWNAIHFFDAQNGIAQSDPVSASSGFILVKTTDGGATWLPIAQTVPAASGEFGLVNSFQFVGNSGWFGTNQGRVLRTTNRGDSWSVSSAAGSNDWLVSVAFASTSNGVVGGYTLQNRQISSSILRRTTDGGQTWLPVFVPNVLAYFGGGAAPEVGQLWLSIAGSQGAGILTSRDGGATWVQHNSPPLTESIAAFSFLVTADSVFGLAISGDGVVLRYAQPARAASVVRELNAPRPETFALEQNYPNPFNPTTVISYQLPVASTVSLKVYDMLGREVATLFSGRQAAGRYQATFNASGLASGMYFYRLQAGSYVETKKMMLLK, from the coding sequence ATGCATCACGTTCTAATTTGCCTGCTGCTTGCTGCAACGGTGTTCAGCTCGCAATCAATAGCGCAAGCACCCGTGTCACCGACGCGCTCAAAACAAAGGGCAGTGCCAGCTGTGCCGCTCTCTGAGGTAATGCCCGGCATTGTCGTGGTGAAGTTGCGTCAGCCAGATAAGTCGCGGTTCAGCATGCACAATCCAACAGGCGTCCAAGCTACCTCAGCCAAAGCGGCAGGCGCGTTAGCAGTCGTGCAAGCGGCAATTGCAGCGCATCATCTGACACGAGTGGAGCCACTCTGGAAAGCGGAGTATGAAAACAAGTTGTGTCAAACGCTTGCACCACGCCTTGGCACAGGTGAGTTAGGCGAGGCAATTCTATCTGCCAGAACCCCAGAAGAAGCTGCTAAGCGACTGACAGACGACATCTCACGCATCTACTACTTGCATTACGCCGATGGCACGCATCCAGCACTGGTGGCAGCCGAGCTGACGAAGTTGCCTGAGGTAGAATACGCTGAGCCGAGCTACATCTACTCACTGTCGGTCGTGCCGAATGACTCTGCCTACGGCACGCGTGGGCAAGACTTCTTTGAATACCATAACATTCCGCAAGCGTGGCAAGTCAGCACCGGCAGCCCAAATGTGATTATCGCTATCTTGGACACAGGCGTAGAATTTGACCACCCTGACTTGCAAGGCAAAATCTGGACAAATCCAGGCGAAACGGGCACCGATGCGCAAGGACGAGACCGACGCTCTAATGGCGTTGATGATGATGGAAACGGATTCGTTGATGACTGGCGGGGATGGGATTTCTGGGAAAGTGGCACCACAACCGCCACGCAGGACAATAACCCATATGATGAATTTTCAGGACACGGCACAGGCACGGCTGGATTAGCTGGAGCAAATACCAACAACGGCATTGGCATCGCTAGCACAGGCTTTAACTGCCGTCTGATGATTGTCAAGCTGGGCGGCACACAAGAGCGTGTGCGCAATGTCGCATTCATTGACCGTGGCATTGTCTATGCAGCCACAAATGGTGCCAGCATCATCAACAGCAGTTTCGGTGGACCCAATCGCTCACGGGCGATTGAAGATGCAGTAAATTTTGCAACCAATGCAGGGGCACTGGTTGTTGCTGCCGCTGGCAATGGCGGCACAGAAGCGCCCAGCTATCCTGCGGCCTATCTGAATGCTTTGTCGGTAGGTGCAGTGTTTCACTCGGGAGTCAACATCGGGCAGCGCACGCCTTTCTCGAACTTTGGGGCAACCGTCAAAGTGTATGCTGCAGGGAATGCGCTTCTGACAACTGTACCGCCGCGTGCGGTCGATGTCAAAGATGGACGCAATCCTACTGACCTCTACATACTGCTTTCGGGCACATCGTTCTCTTGCCCAATTGTAGCGGGCATTGCAGGGCTAATTAAAGCGCGCCATCCGAGTTGGAGTCCGCAGCGGATTGCCACACAGATTCGAGCAACGGCATTTGGACCAACTTCGCTGCGCATTTTAGATGCCAGTGCAGCACTGCGTCGCACAACGCCTGGACTTGTAGCAGTGGATTTGCGCTACAATGAGCCGACATCATCTATTAGCGCACGCATCGCAAACTACAATGCACCGACCGTGAACGCTGAGTTTCTTTTAAGCACGTCGGTGCAGGGCGTCAGCATCTCAAATCCTCGTCAAGCGCGTGGCGTGATTAACACTAACGACACCATCACACTGACCTTTGGCGTTACCTTACCCAGTAACATTGATTTCACCACGACAACGGCACTCTTTCGTTTGGATATGATAGACAATCCTTCCAACTACAGTGACGTGGCGTTTTTAGACCTAAGTCGACCAGCATGGTTTGAACAAGCAAGACTAGCACGCTCGGGGAGCTTTCACGGCATTAAGCTGGTTAATCGCAACGTGGCGTGGGCATGTGCAGACGGAGGTGTCGTGATGCGCTCGTTAGATGGTGGCAGAACTTGGACGCAAGTGAATGCACCGACGCCGAATGACCTCTACTGCATCAACGCGCTCAACGAGAATGTAGCTATCGTCGGCGACGGACCTGAAAGCGGCAATGCGCGACTGTATCGCACTGCAGACGGCGGACAGTCGTGGCAGGTGGTCAGCACAGTAGGCAGTTTCTGGAATGCAATTCACTTTTTTGATGCACAGAATGGCATTGCGCAGTCCGACCCCGTGTCAGCCAGCAGTGGATTTATCTTGGTAAAGACGACCGACGGTGGCGCAACGTGGTTGCCTATTGCACAAACTGTGCCCGCTGCCTCTGGCGAATTTGGGTTAGTAAATTCCTTTCAATTCGTGGGCAATTCAGGCTGGTTCGGCACAAATCAAGGACGCGTGCTGCGCACAACCAATCGTGGCGATAGCTGGAGTGTATCAAGTGCTGCAGGCAGCAACGATTGGCTGGTTTCAGTCGCATTTGCTTCAACGAGCAATGGGGTGGTCGGTGGCTACACCTTACAAAATCGGCAAATTTCCAGCAGCATACTGCGGCGCACCACAGACGGTGGTCAGACATGGTTACCCGTTTTTGTGCCAAACGTTTTGGCTTACTTCGGCGGTGGCGCAGCGCCAGAAGTAGGGCAACTATGGCTGAGCATAGCTGGCTCACAAGGGGCAGGCATTCTAACCAGCCGTGATGGTGGCGCAACATGGGTGCAGCACAATAGCCCACCTCTAACAGAAAGCATTGCTGCGTTTTCGTTCTTGGTAACTGCCGATAGTGTGTTTGGGCTGGCCATCTCAGGTGATGGCGTGGTGCTGCGCTATGCCCAGCCAGCACGGGCGGCCTCAGTGGTTCGGGAACTCAATGCGCCGCGCCCCGAGACCTTTGCACTCGAGCAAAATTATCCGAACCCATTTAACCCGACGACCGTGATTTCCTACCAACTGCCCGTAGCAAGCACTGTCAGTCTCAAGGTCTATGATATGCTCGGCAGAGAAGTGGCAACGCTCTTTAGCGGACGGCAAGCTGCAGGGCGCTATCAAGCGACCTTCAACGCCAGTGGCTTAGCGAGTGGAATGTATTTCTACCGACTGCAAGCAGGTAGTTATGTCGAGACCAAAAAAATGATGCTCTTGAAGTAA
- a CDS encoding DUF4396 domain-containing protein: MAQLNSTLQQAEVLSIAISGMRCDGCVQHIREALLKLDGVQEVEVSLFPPQARLVSVRPLSLEQINGALAQAGGYQAEVSKMPAASPSVHPTLTLPVIEGAPITPAAGKLSFWQEPATWRRAALNTLNCLIGCSIGDFGFLIYAQASSLRWSMWMIMGVAMLCGLLTSVMMETVLLKLREKFDWKTAFQTALSMSFLSMLAMELAENLTDYALTGGMAVPSEPFFWIALLLSLLAGFLVPLPYNYFKLRKYNKSCH; the protein is encoded by the coding sequence ATGGCGCAATTAAACTCGACGCTTCAACAGGCAGAAGTGCTAAGCATCGCGATTTCAGGGATGCGTTGCGACGGCTGCGTGCAACACATCAGAGAGGCACTTTTAAAGTTGGATGGTGTGCAGGAAGTGGAGGTTTCACTTTTCCCGCCCCAAGCCCGTTTGGTGAGTGTGCGCCCGCTGTCGCTTGAGCAGATTAACGGCGCACTTGCACAAGCAGGAGGCTATCAGGCCGAAGTAAGTAAAATGCCAGCGGCGTCGCCGAGTGTGCACCCAACGCTTACCTTGCCAGTGATAGAGGGGGCGCCAATCACGCCAGCGGCAGGAAAACTCTCTTTTTGGCAGGAGCCCGCAACTTGGCGACGTGCAGCACTCAATACACTAAACTGCTTGATTGGTTGCTCAATTGGTGATTTTGGTTTCCTTATCTATGCCCAAGCCAGTTCACTGAGATGGTCAATGTGGATGATTATGGGCGTTGCAATGCTCTGCGGACTGCTAACTTCCGTAATGATGGAAACCGTGCTGCTTAAGCTGCGAGAGAAGTTTGACTGGAAAACAGCATTTCAGACCGCACTCTCAATGAGTTTCCTATCTATGCTGGCAATGGAGCTGGCGGAAAATCTGACCGACTATGCACTCACAGGTGGGATGGCAGTGCCGAGCGAACCTTTCTTCTGGATTGCCTTGCTGCTTTCGCTCCTTGCAGGATTTTTAGTGCCGCTGCCGTACAACTACTTCAAACTGCGTAAGTATAACAAATCGTGCCACTAA
- a CDS encoding MCP four helix bundle domain-containing protein: MWNFIKRYALTLFVFALLLFSNFYTLNYEGDVSREALEIVRTMLPSVYHVSSMSTDVSDYQIHELRHLLAEDSLDMVRQETAMQAEEKSYSEHEKAYLELMVSDRERILFEQTKAIHERYLAISREMIRYSRAGRKGDAYAIFRNRLLPLDDTLTARFDTLVSVAMRSASQMADMATEATNSSRLISVIVIASCAVAVLSWIIGIEYFERAQSRV, translated from the coding sequence ATGTGGAACTTTATCAAACGCTATGCGCTAACGCTATTTGTATTTGCGCTGCTACTTTTTTCCAACTTTTACACACTGAACTATGAGGGTGATGTGAGCCGTGAGGCACTTGAAATTGTGCGCACAATGTTGCCAAGCGTCTATCACGTGTCCAGTATGAGCACCGATGTATCGGACTATCAAATCCACGAGCTACGGCATCTTTTGGCTGAGGATTCGCTCGACATGGTGCGGCAAGAGACTGCGATGCAAGCCGAGGAAAAAAGCTACAGTGAGCATGAAAAGGCTTACTTGGAATTGATGGTCTCCGACCGTGAGCGCATTCTCTTTGAGCAAACTAAGGCGATCCATGAGCGCTACCTTGCAATTAGCCGAGAAATGATTCGCTATTCGCGTGCAGGTCGGAAGGGTGATGCGTATGCGATTTTCCGAAATCGTCTTTTGCCACTTGACGATACGCTAACGGCGCGCTTCGACACACTGGTCAGCGTGGCAATGCGCAGCGCTTCACAGATGGCAGATATGGCAACGGAAGCAACCAACTCATCGCGCCTAATCTCGGTGATTGTCATAGCAAGTTGTGCTGTAGCCGTGCTCTCGTGGATTATTGGTATTGAGTATTTTGAGCGCGCACAAAGCCGAGTGTAG
- a CDS encoding class I SAM-dependent methyltransferase yields the protein MQKIDFDNFAKSYDQIMEAQLKGFGEESAYFAEYKVRLVKERLQKTSSALPSTILEYGCGTGRNLPFFREYFPDAVIEGCDISAESLSIAARRAPDAALYLLPNNLPKKQYDLVFVACVFHHIPPAERAVVSAQIYDLMKPCGELFIFEHNPYNPITRHLVSTCPFDKDAILLTPAELATCISASHLRLVEKRYTLFYPAPLKRLRPTEAYLGWLLSADNTISVP from the coding sequence ATGCAAAAAATAGACTTTGATAACTTTGCGAAAAGTTACGACCAAATTATGGAAGCCCAGCTAAAGGGCTTTGGCGAAGAAAGTGCTTACTTTGCTGAATATAAGGTGCGTCTCGTAAAAGAGCGCTTGCAAAAAACCAGCTCAGCGTTGCCGAGCACTATTCTTGAATACGGTTGCGGCACAGGTCGAAATTTGCCATTCTTCAGAGAGTATTTCCCCGATGCTGTGATAGAAGGCTGTGATATTTCTGCGGAAAGCTTAAGTATTGCGGCTCGCCGAGCCCCTGATGCTGCGCTGTATCTCTTGCCGAACAATCTGCCTAAGAAGCAATACGACCTTGTGTTTGTGGCTTGTGTCTTTCACCACATCCCTCCAGCAGAACGCGCCGTTGTCTCTGCACAAATTTATGACTTAATGAAACCCTGTGGTGAACTTTTCATTTTTGAGCATAATCCATATAACCCTATTACGCGCCATCTTGTTAGCACCTGTCCTTTCGATAAGGATGCGATTCTGCTAACGCCTGCAGAACTTGCAACTTGTATCAGTGCTTCTCACTTGAGATTAGTAGAAAAACGCTACACTCTTTTCTACCCTGCGCCATTGAAGAGACTACGTCCAACTGAAGCCTATTTAGGTTGGTTGCTCTCGGCGGACAACACTATATCCGTGCCGTAA
- the argR gene encoding arginine repressor, protein MSSSEKAQRQLAIKEILSTKEISSQEELAKELSRRGFEVNQATLSRDLKEMGIAKVSTPEGAWYQLQPENEAHRLRALISYEIESIHANESLIVIKTLRGRASGVAEILDRLDIPDILGTIAGDDTIFIAPTSTKKISAIVRRIKEAIFQAE, encoded by the coding sequence ATGTCGTCATCAGAAAAAGCGCAGCGCCAGCTGGCTATTAAGGAGATTCTTTCAACGAAAGAAATTTCCAGTCAAGAAGAACTTGCAAAAGAACTTTCGCGGCGTGGTTTTGAGGTAAATCAAGCCACACTCTCGCGCGATTTGAAGGAAATGGGCATCGCCAAAGTCTCAACGCCTGAGGGCGCATGGTATCAACTGCAGCCTGAAAACGAAGCACATCGCTTGCGCGCTTTGATTAGCTATGAAATTGAATCTATTCATGCCAACGAAAGTTTGATTGTAATTAAAACCTTGCGCGGACGTGCGTCTGGCGTGGCAGAGATTCTCGATCGCTTGGACATTCCTGACATTCTTGGCACAATCGCAGGAGATGACACCATTTTCATTGCGCCCACTTCAACAAAAAAAATTTCCGCCATCGTGCGGCGCATCAAAGAAGCGATTTTTCAAGCAGAATGA
- a CDS encoding argininosuccinate synthase, which yields MSKEKIVVAYSGGLDTSVIAKWLQEKYNADVITLTVNLGQQKELQGVEEKAYKTGAKKAIVLDLQEEFATDFIFPALKAGALYEWSYPMATSLGRPLIAKALVEVARAEGCTAVAHGCTGKGNDQVRFEAAIAALAPELKVYAPLREWEFRSREEEIEYCQRHGIPIKATKESPYSIDENMWGTSIECGALEDPRMPPPVDAYQRTVSPEEAPDAPTAIEIEFERGVPVALGGKKMNPVELIMTLNEIGGKNAIGRLDLVENRLVGIKSRELYEAPAATILHFAHRELERLTLDKDTMHYKAKLSHDYADLIYNGLWYSPLRFALDAFVEETQRVVNGTVRLKLYKGNMELLGRWSPNSLYDTRLATYTEEDTFDHKASSGFIKIYSLPLKTYYRVNGKPVSQEVTAR from the coding sequence ATGTCAAAAGAAAAAATCGTTGTCGCATACTCTGGCGGGTTGGATACGTCCGTCATCGCCAAGTGGCTTCAAGAAAAGTATAATGCCGATGTCATTACACTCACGGTCAATCTGGGTCAGCAAAAAGAGCTACAAGGCGTAGAAGAAAAAGCCTACAAAACGGGCGCAAAGAAAGCTATCGTGCTGGATTTGCAAGAGGAATTTGCGACAGATTTTATCTTCCCAGCACTCAAAGCAGGTGCACTCTACGAGTGGTCTTACCCTATGGCAACCTCATTAGGCAGACCGCTCATTGCCAAAGCACTAGTGGAAGTTGCCCGAGCTGAAGGGTGCACGGCTGTAGCACACGGTTGCACAGGCAAAGGCAATGACCAAGTTCGCTTTGAAGCAGCGATTGCAGCCCTTGCCCCTGAACTTAAAGTGTATGCCCCGCTGCGCGAGTGGGAGTTTCGCTCACGTGAGGAAGAAATTGAGTATTGCCAAAGGCACGGCATTCCCATCAAAGCTACGAAAGAAAGTCCCTACTCAATTGACGAAAATATGTGGGGCACCTCAATTGAATGCGGTGCACTCGAAGACCCACGCATGCCGCCACCAGTGGATGCGTATCAACGCACAGTCTCACCCGAAGAAGCACCTGACGCACCGACCGCAATTGAAATTGAATTCGAGCGTGGTGTTCCAGTTGCGCTTGGCGGCAAGAAGATGAACCCCGTGGAACTCATTATGACGCTCAACGAGATTGGAGGCAAAAACGCTATCGGTCGCTTGGATTTAGTGGAGAATCGATTGGTCGGCATTAAGTCACGCGAGCTGTATGAAGCACCAGCCGCAACGATTTTGCACTTTGCTCACCGCGAGCTCGAGCGGCTTACGCTTGACAAAGACACGATGCACTACAAAGCCAAACTCTCACACGATTACGCTGATCTGATTTACAACGGGCTATGGTATTCACCGCTGCGCTTTGCACTGGATGCTTTCGTAGAAGAAACGCAGAGGGTCGTTAACGGCACAGTTCGGCTCAAGCTCTACAAAGGGAACATGGAACTTTTAGGACGCTGGTCACCAAACTCACTGTACGACACACGCCTTGCAACCTACACTGAAGAAGACACTTTCGACCACAAAGCCAGCAGCGGGTTTATCAAGATTTACAGCTTGCCGCTCAAGACTTACTACCGTGTCAACGGTAAGCCAGTATCACAAGAAGTGACAGCAAGGTAA
- a CDS encoding tetratricopeptide repeat-containing sensor histidine kinase gives MRCRCVVAVVWGFLSAAPLLPAQTLSELDSLEQRLPSVYGEARLALLQELASRYLRIELQKAQLFAEEAIELSQTLGSRKSHASALETLGLIYEKKSQYSDALRLHHQAMDIRQAIGDSLGVASSLNHIGSVYLAQNRSTEALEYYLQSLRIKEQLHHRLSLGITLSNISNLYYELGNVSEALRYQERAFEIAKELNDKTGIATALNNIANIYDDQNRIEDAKSYYEQALEICREIGDQVGAATVLNNLGYAEERNGNFTKALLRYQEALTLKEKIGNKSTLAITQQSIAELYEKMGNYTAALDFGKKALTNAYQAGSMRTVAQVYELLARIEAKCGNYKAAFEYSLAFARARDSVLNESSAKQLAEIQEKYESEKRQREIARLQHEKEIQALALSREILLRNSLIGIALLAFALALTAYRAYQNKRKTEAALKEKNAALNAALKVAEEQRQIAEEASRIKTELLSIAAHDLKNPLQSVVGFAELASEELSQLSCSTEFVRLNAVALFLQRIHSSAQRMSELISHLLQTAALESGQIRLNRRLTNLSELLSLTISDAEVQARRKSQTIHTCIQPNCFAEVDASWIREVFENLLSNAIKYSEVGQRITVECYKTDNASQPALGNSVQGEAAIVIAVKDEGQGFSEEDKEKVFGKFQRLSARPTGGESSTGLGLAIVKQLVELHSGEVWVESEGKGRGAAFFVKLPAAPAPPIPTVASANST, from the coding sequence ATGCGATGCCGCTGTGTTGTAGCGGTTGTGTGGGGTTTTTTGAGCGCAGCGCCGCTGCTGCCTGCTCAGACACTCTCTGAACTAGACTCTTTGGAGCAGCGACTGCCTAGCGTATATGGTGAAGCTCGGCTTGCTCTCCTGCAGGAACTTGCTTCTCGATATCTTCGCATTGAGCTTCAGAAAGCTCAACTTTTCGCTGAGGAAGCTATTGAGCTTAGCCAAACATTAGGCAGCCGCAAATCGCACGCTTCTGCACTGGAAACGCTTGGGCTCATCTACGAGAAAAAAAGCCAGTATAGCGATGCGTTGCGTTTGCATCACCAAGCAATGGACATTCGTCAAGCAATCGGTGATAGTCTTGGTGTTGCATCTTCACTTAATCACATTGGGAGTGTCTACTTAGCGCAAAATCGCAGCACGGAAGCTCTGGAGTATTATCTGCAATCCCTACGCATAAAGGAGCAGCTTCATCATCGCCTATCTTTGGGCATCACGCTTTCCAACATTAGCAACCTCTACTATGAGCTTGGCAATGTTAGTGAAGCACTACGGTATCAAGAGCGTGCTTTTGAAATTGCTAAGGAGCTTAATGACAAAACGGGCATCGCTACTGCGCTTAACAACATTGCCAACATTTATGACGACCAAAATCGAATTGAGGACGCCAAATCCTACTACGAGCAAGCCTTAGAGATTTGCCGAGAAATTGGTGACCAAGTAGGGGCTGCTACAGTGCTCAACAATCTTGGCTATGCGGAGGAGCGCAACGGCAATTTCACAAAAGCCCTATTGCGCTATCAAGAAGCGCTGACGCTTAAAGAAAAAATTGGCAACAAAAGCACTCTCGCTATTACGCAGCAATCTATTGCGGAGCTTTATGAGAAGATGGGAAACTACACCGCAGCGTTGGACTTTGGCAAAAAAGCGCTTACTAATGCATACCAAGCTGGCTCAATGCGCACGGTTGCACAGGTCTATGAGCTACTTGCACGCATTGAAGCCAAATGCGGCAATTACAAAGCAGCCTTTGAGTATAGTCTCGCCTTTGCACGAGCAAGAGACTCCGTGCTCAACGAAAGCAGTGCCAAGCAGCTTGCAGAAATTCAGGAAAAATATGAATCAGAAAAGCGGCAACGAGAAATTGCTCGCTTGCAACACGAGAAAGAAATCCAAGCCCTTGCACTTTCACGTGAAATACTTTTGCGTAACTCCCTAATCGGGATTGCGCTGCTCGCCTTTGCCCTTGCCCTGACCGCTTATCGTGCTTACCAGAACAAGCGAAAAACAGAGGCTGCACTGAAAGAAAAAAATGCAGCGCTGAATGCAGCCCTCAAAGTTGCCGAAGAGCAGCGCCAGATTGCGGAAGAAGCCAGCCGTATTAAGACTGAGCTTTTGTCCATTGCTGCCCACGACCTTAAAAATCCGCTTCAGTCCGTCGTAGGTTTTGCAGAGCTTGCAAGCGAAGAGCTGTCTCAGCTCTCTTGCTCCACTGAGTTTGTGCGGTTAAATGCAGTTGCACTCTTTCTCCAGAGAATCCACTCATCTGCGCAGCGGATGTCGGAACTCATTAGCCACCTGCTTCAAACCGCTGCTCTCGAGAGCGGTCAAATTCGCCTGAATCGTCGCCTCACCAATCTTAGTGAGCTGCTCTCACTGACCATTTCTGATGCAGAAGTGCAAGCTCGACGCAAGTCTCAGACAATTCACACCTGCATTCAGCCAAATTGCTTCGCAGAGGTAGATGCCAGTTGGATACGAGAAGTCTTTGAGAACCTTTTGAGTAACGCCATCAAATACAGTGAAGTTGGTCAGCGTATCACCGTAGAATGCTATAAGACGGACAATGCCTCACAACCAGCCTTAGGCAATTCAGTGCAGGGCGAGGCTGCAATTGTGATAGCCGTGAAAGATGAGGGACAAGGTTTCAGTGAGGAAGATAAGGAGAAAGTGTTCGGCAAGTTTCAGCGCCTTTCGGCGCGTCCAACAGGCGGTGAAAGCTCGACTGGATTAGGATTAGCTATTGTGAAGCAACTCGTGGAACTCCACAGTGGAGAAGTCTGGGTAGAAAGTGAGGGTAAGGGCAGGGGCGCAGCTTTCTTCGTTAAACTTCCCGCTGCCCCTGCGCCGCCGATACCTACTGTTGCCTCTGCAAACTCAACATAG